A stretch of Gasterosteus aculeatus chromosome 4, fGasAcu3.hap1.1, whole genome shotgun sequence DNA encodes these proteins:
- the LOC120818372 gene encoding rho GTPase-activating protein 8 encodes MTSASHLEQLAEIQLQEEEEEEEEEEEGQRCFTDPPSVPPISGSSPDPSHPFYDVARHGIVQVSGDDRYGRKLITFSSCCLPPSHQLNHLRLLEYLKFTLDQYVEMDYILVYFHHGLRSSNKPSLKWLREAYGEFDRKYKKNMKTLYVVHPTNFIRLVWNLFKPLISHKFGKKLTYVNHLSDLWEHLNYQQLLVPPEVLRHDEKLRAAQRGRPPPAVRTPPPRPPLPSQQFGVSLQYLREKNAEMIPPVMSQTVTYLKQKGLRTEGIFRRSARVQLIKDVQRLYNLGKPVNFDLYENVHVPAVILKTFLREMPEPLLTFGLYSQVQDLLNVESSLRVSRCQQMMESLPEHNFIVAKYLLGFLHMVSQQSIVNKMSSSNLACVFGVNLLWPGHAPLSLAALTPINMCTEILVEHFPSVFGSRNPPSQRDP; translated from the exons ATGACGTCAGCTTCACATCTGGAGCAGCTGGCAGAAATAC AGcttcaggaggaagaggaggaggaggaagaggaggaggagggtcagaGGTGCTTCACAGACCCTCCGTCGGTTCCTCCCATCAGCGGATCCAGTCCGGATCCTTCTCACCCGTTCTATGACGTCGCTCGACACGGCATCGTACAGGTCTCAG gtgACGACAGGTACGGCAGGAAGTTGATCACCTTCAGCAGCTGCTGTTTGCCTCCGTCACACCAGCTGAACCACCTCCGCCTGCTGGA gTACCTGAAGTTCACGCTGGACCAGTACGTGGAGATGGACTACATCCTGGTGTACTTCCATCACGGCCTGAGGAGCAGCAACAAGCCGTCACTCAAGTGGCTCCGAGAAGCTTACGGCGAGTTTGACAGGAA GTACAAGAAGAACATGAAGACGCTTTACGTCGTCCATCCGACCAACTTCATCCGCCTCGTCTGGAACCTTTTCAAGCCTCTGATCAG TCACAAGTTTGGTAAGAAGCTGACGTACGTGAACCACCTGAGCGACCTGTGGGAGCACCTGAACTACCAGCAGCTCCTCGTGCCCCCGGAGGTGCTCAG ACACGATGAAAAGCTCCGAGCTGCTCAGAGAGGACGACCCCCCCCCGCGGTGaggacccccccgccccgcccccccctgcccaGCCAGCAGTTTGGAGTCAGTCTGCAGTA CTTGAGGGAGAAGAACGCAGAGATGATCCCACCTGTGATGTCGCAGACTGTGACCTACCTGAAGCAGAAAG GTCTGAGGACCGAGGGCATCTTCAGACGCTCGGCTCGAGTCCAGCTCATCAAGGACGTCCAGAGGCTCTACAACCTGG GTAAACCGGTGAACTTTGACCTGTACGAGAACGTTCACGTCCCTGCTGTCATCCTGAAGACGTTCCTCAGAGAGATGCCCGAACCACTGCTGACCTTCGGGCTCTACAGCCAGGTGCAGGACCTCCtca ACGTGGAGAGCAGTCTGAGGgtcagcaggtgtcagcagatGATGGAAAGTCTTCCTGAACATAATTTCATTGTAGCAAAATACCTGCTGGGCTTCCTGCACATG GTGTCCCAGCAGAGCATCGTGAACAAGATGAGCTCCTCTAACCTGGCCTGCGTGTTCGGGGTCaacctgctgtggcctggccaCGCCCCCCTGTCCCTCGCCGCCCTCACGCCCATCAACATGTGCACCGAGATCCTGGTGGAGCATTTCCCCAGCGTGTTTGGCTCCCGCAACCCGCCGTCCCAGCGGGACCCCTAA